The segment CCACAACAATAATGGCGCAGACCAGAAGGTTGGTATGCAGCAAAGTCCTTTTCTTCATAGCCTCTTGATTCCTTTCTTTGATTGCTGCATTCCAGACCAGGCGCTTAGGCGGATTGTCTCACTGCGCAGCCTTCAGCATGGGTGCACGATTATTTTTCCAGTGCCGTTCGAAGCGCCTCCACCTTCCGAAACTCCTCTTCAATGTTTTGATATAAAGCCTTATAATCGTCCCGTCGCTCTCTTAAGCGAAGCGGCTCCACGATCTCGCAGACCACGTTGTAGAGCGGCGTCAGTCCCATATTGCCTGCCACGCCCTTGAGCGTATGCGCCGCTTCAAAAGCGCCCTGATAATCCGAT is part of the Gehongia tenuis genome and harbors:
- a CDS encoding Hpt domain-containing protein — translated: MGAFQKIFDDYGADYSVTMERFMGNEGMYFKFLNMLLEDQSLKNLGAALAASDYQGAFEAAHTLKGVAGNMGLTPLYNVVCEIVEPLRLRERRDDYKALYQNIEEEFRKVEALRTALEK